The genomic stretch TACGTGGCTGACCTTCCTGTATTCCAACGGAGCAGATGTCATCGACTGGAATAACATGACATCTTCCTTATCGACACCTGAAGCGATTGAAGCTACACAAACATGGATCGACCTGATGAAATTCGCTCCTGCCGGAATCAATGATTATACCTTTGCAGAAGTCGCCTCTGATGCTGCCCAGGGCAAGCTGGCGATGGCGCTTCACTGGTCCTGGTCAGCCTTTGAGGTTGATCAGCCGGAAACGTCGCAAACGGTCGGTGAGTGGGACTTCGTTCAAACGCCTGTAATGAAGGAAACCGTTCCACATTTGGCTGGCTGGTCGATCGTTATTCCTAAATCGTCGAAGCAGCAGGATGAAGCTTTTAAATTTATGGCATGGCTTGAAAACAAACAAAATGATGTCCGCCAAGCAGAATTGGGCGGCGGCGATCCGGTTCGAACGGAATCCTATTCGGATCCCGCATTGACTGATCTGAAAATCGAAGGTACGGATACCGATAAATTCCGCCGCTACGAAGCGCTGCAGGAAGCAATGAAAACGACAAAAGCTCGTCCTTTCTTCCCTCAGGAGGAAAAGTGGGAGAGCACGGTATCCGAATATTTGAGCGCAGCTCAGCTGGGGAGGTTTACGGTTGAAGAAGCTTTGAAACAAGCGGATGATGCAGTTAACAAAATGCTGAAATAGACTTAAAGGGGGGGATCTCCCCCCTCATTTATGGTTAGGGGAGATAGACATGAGAAACCTGAAGTTGCAGCGAAGCGGCCCTTATCTTGTAATGGCACCTGGAATGCTCCTATTGCTGCTGTTTGCGATATATCCTTTTATTTTCCTGTTCGTGATCAGCTTTCAGGAGTACAGCCCGATTCAAGCGGTAAAGCCGTTTATCGGCATTGATAACTATGCTCAGCTCTTTCAGGACCATAATTTTTGGAATGCCATAAAGGTGACGGCGATATTCGTCATCAGCACGGTAGGTTTGGAATTTATGATCGGTTTAGCTCTGGCTGTCGTTTTGAACCAGTTGAAGCTGGGACAGCGTATATTCCAATCTATTATTTTGATTCCAATTGCAATGGCTCCTACCGTCGTCGGACTCATGTTCCGATTTATGATGAACGAACAGTACGGTGTATTCAATTATTTTGTGGAGCTGCTTGGTTTTTCCAGAACAGCTTGGCTGTCGGATCCGCAATTGGCGCTGCCTGCGTTAATTATGACCGATGTATGGCAGTGGACACCATTTATGATGATCATTCTGCTCGCAGGATTAAAGGGAATACCGGATGAGCCCTACGAAGCGGCAAGTATTGACGGGGCTTCGGCCTGGCAGTCCTTCCGTTATGTGACGATTCCTCAGCTGTCGCGAATTATATTCATTGCTTTGCTGCTAAGAACGATCGACGCTTTCCGGATCTATGACACCATCTACATGATGACGAAGGGCGGACCGATAAACGTAACGTCTACTCTGAGCTGGATTGTGTATGACAAAGGCTTTAAATTTTTGGAATTCGGCTATGGAGCGGCAATTAGCGTCGTGATGCTTATTCTTGTCGTAACCATTCTAATGCTTGTGCTTAGGAAAATCGATTTGTTTGAAACGGGGGGTAAATCATGAGTAGACTGGCT from Paenibacillus sp. FSL H8-0548 encodes the following:
- a CDS encoding sugar ABC transporter permease; translated protein: MRNLKLQRSGPYLVMAPGMLLLLLFAIYPFIFLFVISFQEYSPIQAVKPFIGIDNYAQLFQDHNFWNAIKVTAIFVISTVGLEFMIGLALAVVLNQLKLGQRIFQSIILIPIAMAPTVVGLMFRFMMNEQYGVFNYFVELLGFSRTAWLSDPQLALPALIMTDVWQWTPFMMIILLAGLKGIPDEPYEAASIDGASAWQSFRYVTIPQLSRIIFIALLLRTIDAFRIYDTIYMMTKGGPINVTSTLSWIVYDKGFKFLEFGYGAAISVVMLILVVTILMLVLRKIDLFETGGKS